From one Streptococcus pneumoniae genomic stretch:
- a CDS encoding transporter substrate-binding domain-containing protein codes for MKKITLVCLAILLTLISLLTPTAGAEELGKHVKEIQKRGVLNVGVKQDVPNFGFLDPETKTYTGLEVDLARKIADDLKVKVNFVPVSAQTRGPLLDNEQVDLVLATFTITDERKKLFNFTTPYYTDASGFLVNKDSQIASIHDLNGKTIGVAQGAIQGKVLTEIAKKHGWNFRFVELGSYPELSLALRAHRIDAFSVDKSILSGYLNRSNTLLQDGFKSADYGVVSKKSKEDLNHYVDSLIKKWSKDGTLKKIYKTYHLEPSKATKD; via the coding sequence ATGAAAAAAATTACTTTAGTATGTCTCGCTATCTTGCTTACGCTCATATCCCTTCTCACTCCCACAGCTGGTGCAGAAGAACTTGGCAAACACGTAAAGGAAATCCAAAAACGTGGGGTTCTAAATGTCGGTGTCAAGCAAGATGTGCCAAACTTTGGTTTTTTGGATCCTGAGACCAAGACCTATACTGGCCTGGAAGTGGATTTAGCGAGAAAAATCGCTGACGATCTCAAGGTCAAGGTAAACTTTGTCCCCGTTTCTGCCCAAACACGCGGTCCTCTCCTTGATAATGAACAAGTTGATTTGGTGCTTGCCACCTTTACCATTACAGACGAACGCAAGAAACTCTTTAACTTTACCACCCCTTACTACACGGATGCTTCTGGCTTTTTGGTCAACAAAGATAGTCAAATCGCATCTATCCACGATTTGAATGGAAAGACCATCGGGGTCGCCCAAGGCGCTATTCAAGGAAAGGTATTGACAGAGATTGCTAAAAAGCACGGCTGGAATTTCCGCTTTGTCGAATTGGGGAGCTATCCTGAGTTATCACTTGCTCTGCGTGCCCACCGAATTGATGCTTTTTCAGTCGATAAATCCATCCTCTCTGGCTATCTCAATCGGAGCAATACCCTCTTGCAAGACGGATTTAAAAGTGCCGATTACGGAGTCGTGAGTAAAAAATCAAAAGAAGATTTAAACCACTATGTCGATAGTCTTATCAAAAAATGGAGCAAGGACGGAACTCTCAAAAAGATATACAAGACCTACCATCTCGAGCCATCAAAGGCAACGAAAGATTAG
- a CDS encoding amino acid ABC transporter ATP-binding protein, whose product MSLIEFNHVEKYYGDYHALRNINLSFESGEVVVLLGPSGSGKSTLIRTINGLEGIDKGSLIVNGADLAKASGKDLVELRKKVGMVFQHFNLYPHKTVLENVTLAPTKVLGISPEEAKATAKKYLEFVNMWDKKDSYPSMLSGGQKQRIAIARGLAMHPDLLLFDEPTSALDPETIGDVLAVMQKLAKDGMNMIVVTHEMGFAQEVADRIIFMADGEVLEDTRDVAGFFANPKDERAKQFLSKIIHHKSDHIKG is encoded by the coding sequence ATGAGCTTAATTGAATTCAACCATGTCGAGAAATACTATGGAGACTACCATGCACTCCGCAATATCAATCTCAGCTTTGAAAGCGGTGAAGTCGTTGTTTTACTAGGACCTTCTGGCTCTGGAAAATCAACACTGATTCGGACTATCAATGGCTTAGAAGGGATTGACAAAGGCAGTCTAATCGTCAATGGAGCTGATCTTGCCAAGGCTTCTGGTAAAGATTTGGTAGAACTTCGAAAGAAAGTTGGGATGGTTTTCCAGCATTTCAACCTCTATCCCCACAAAACCGTGTTAGAAAATGTTACTTTAGCTCCTACAAAAGTTCTCGGTATTTCTCCAGAGGAAGCCAAGGCTACTGCCAAAAAATATCTGGAATTCGTTAATATGTGGGATAAGAAAGACTCCTACCCTAGCATGCTTTCTGGGGGGCAAAAACAACGGATTGCCATTGCTCGTGGACTTGCCATGCATCCTGATCTTCTGCTCTTTGATGAGCCGACCTCAGCGCTTGACCCTGAAACCATCGGAGATGTCTTAGCTGTTATGCAAAAGCTGGCTAAGGACGGTATGAACATGATTGTCGTCACCCATGAAATGGGCTTTGCCCAAGAAGTAGCTGACCGTATCATCTTCATGGCTGATGGCGAGGTCTTAGAGGACACACGCGATGTAGCTGGTTTCTTTGCCAATCCTAAGGATGAGCGTGCCAAGCAATTCCTCAGCAAGATTATCCATCACAAAAGTGATCACATCAAAGGATAG
- the yycF gene encoding response regulator YycF: MKKILVVDDEKPISDIIKFNMVKEGYEVITAFNGREALELFEAERPDILILDLMLPEIDGLEVAKTIRKTSNVPIIVLSAKDSEFDKVIGLEIGADDYVTKPFSNRELQARVKAILRRAELAPENQETQAEQTEINIGKLQILKDAFVAKKLGKELELTHREFELLLHLATHVGQVMTREHLLETVWGYDYFGDVRTVDVTIRRLREKIEDVPSRPEYILTRRGVGYYMRNND, translated from the coding sequence ATGAAAAAAATATTAGTAGTAGATGATGAAAAGCCAATCTCAGATATTATCAAGTTCAACATGGTCAAGGAAGGCTATGAGGTCATTACGGCTTTTAATGGTCGTGAGGCTTTGGAGCTCTTTGAGGCAGAGCGTCCTGATATTTTGATTTTGGACTTGATGTTGCCAGAGATTGATGGTTTAGAAGTAGCAAAGACTATTCGCAAGACCAGCAATGTCCCGATTATCGTCTTATCTGCCAAAGATAGCGAGTTTGACAAGGTCATCGGTCTTGAGATTGGGGCAGATGATTATGTGACCAAGCCCTTTTCCAATCGTGAATTGCAGGCTCGTGTCAAGGCGATTTTGCGCCGTGCAGAACTAGCACCAGAAAATCAAGAAACCCAAGCGGAGCAGACAGAGATTAACATCGGCAAGCTCCAGATTTTAAAGGATGCCTTTGTGGCGAAAAAGCTAGGCAAGGAATTAGAATTGACCCATCGGGAGTTTGAACTCTTGCTTCACTTAGCAACCCACGTGGGACAAGTTATGACACGAGAGCACTTGCTTGAAACAGTGTGGGGGTATGATTACTTTGGCGATGTGCGGACGGTGGATGTGACCATCCGTCGCTTACGAGAAAAGATTGAGGATGTCCCAAGCCGACCAGAATACATTTTGACGCGTCGTGGTGTGGGCTATTACATGAGAAACAATGATTGA
- the vicK gene encoding cell wall metabolism sensor histidine kinase VicK: MIETIRSFIVSKDFIFVLLIIGFILVIALLSLENRRDNLRIRELNQKVKDLIAGDYSEVLDMQGGPEITDITNSLNDLSEVIRLTQENLEQETKRLHSILAYMTDGVLATNRRGKVIMINDMATRQLGVKREDAESLDILELLGIAEEYELRDLVSKVPDVTIDSQDENGEYLSLRVRFALIRRESGFISGLVAVLHDTTEQEKEERERRLFVSNVSHELRTPLTSVKSYLEALDEGALMEPIAPDFIRVSLDETNRMMRMISDLLNLSRIDNAKTQLDIELTNFTAFITFILNRFDKMKGQEEHKKYELVRNYPINSVWVEIDTDKMTQVIDNLLNNAIKYSPDGGKITVSMKTTETQMIVSISDEGLGIPKADLPKIFDRFYRVDKARSREQGGTGLGLAIAKEIIKQHNGFIWAKSQYGEGSTFTIVLPYDKDAVKEDVWDEEEIDE; encoded by the coding sequence ATGATTGAGACGATTAGAAGTTTTATCGTATCCAAGGACTTTATCTTTGTCCTTCTGATTATTGGCTTTATCTTGGTGATTGCACTATTGTCCTTGGAAAACCGTAGGGATAACCTACGCATTCGCGAACTCAACCAAAAGGTCAAGGATTTGATAGCGGGTGATTATTCCGAGGTGCTTGACATGCAGGGCGGTCCTGAGATTACCGATATCACAAATAGCTTAAATGACCTCTCTGAGGTCATTCGTTTGACGCAGGAAAATCTCGAGCAGGAAACCAAGCGTCTCCATAGTATCTTGGCCTACATGACAGACGGAGTGCTTGCGACCAATCGTCGTGGCAAGGTCATCATGATCAACGACATGGCGACTCGTCAGCTCGGTGTTAAAAGGGAAGATGCTGAAAGTCTTGATATTTTAGAGCTTTTGGGCATTGCTGAGGAGTATGAGCTCAGAGACTTGGTTTCCAAGGTTCCAGATGTTACCATTGACTCGCAGGATGAAAATGGGGAATACCTTAGCCTGCGTGTCCGTTTTGCTTTGATTCGCAGGGAGTCTGGCTTTATCTCAGGGTTAGTCGCGGTCTTGCATGATACCACAGAGCAAGAGAAAGAAGAGCGCGAGAGACGGCTCTTTGTTTCTAACGTCAGCCATGAGCTTAGAACTCCCTTGACCAGTGTTAAGTCCTATCTGGAGGCCTTAGACGAAGGAGCTTTGATGGAGCCCATAGCGCCTGATTTTATCAGAGTATCGCTTGATGAGACCAATCGCATGATGCGGATGATCTCAGATTTGCTCAATCTCTCTCGGATTGACAATGCGAAGACCCAGCTTGATATCGAGTTGACCAACTTTACCGCCTTTATCACCTTTATCCTCAATCGTTTTGACAAGATGAAGGGACAAGAGGAGCATAAAAAGTATGAATTGGTCCGCAATTATCCCATCAATTCTGTCTGGGTCGAGATTGATACGGACAAGATGACGCAGGTGATTGACAATCTCTTAAACAACGCCATCAAGTACTCGCCAGACGGTGGGAAAATCACCGTCAGCATGAAAACAACAGAAACCCAGATGATTGTGTCGATTTCGGATGAGGGTCTAGGGATTCCAAAGGCTGATTTGCCTAAGATTTTTGACCGTTTTTATCGAGTGGATAAGGCGAGAAGCCGTGAGCAAGGCGGGACTGGTCTTGGACTTGCCATTGCAAAGGAAATCATCAAGCAACACAATGGCTTTATCTGGGCCAAGAGCCAGTATGGGGAAGGTTCGACCTTTACCATTGTTTTGCCGTATGACAAGGATGCTGTGAAAGAAGATGTTTGGGATGAGGAAGAGATAGACGAATAG
- a CDS encoding MBL fold metallo-hydrolase — protein sequence MSSKGFKYSILASGSSGNCFYLETDQKKILVDAGLSGKKITSLLGEIGRKPEELDAILVTHEHKDHIHGVGVLARKYNLDIYANEETWKAMDTALGKIDVSQKHIFEMGVTKTFGDLDIESFGVSHDAVAPQFYRFMKDDKSFVMLTDTGYVSDRMAGIIENADGYLIESNHDIEILRSGAYPWSLKQRILSDKGHLSNEDGAETMIRTLGHRTKKIYLGHLSKENNIKELAHMTMVNQLAQADLGVGVDFQVYDTSPDTATPLTDI from the coding sequence ATGAGTAGTAAGGGATTTAAGTATAGTATTTTAGCGTCTGGCTCTAGTGGAAATTGCTTTTACTTAGAGACGGATCAGAAAAAGATTTTAGTCGATGCAGGGCTTTCAGGGAAGAAAATCACCAGTCTCTTGGGAGAGATTGGTCGTAAGCCAGAAGAACTGGATGCGATCTTGGTGACCCATGAGCATAAGGATCATATCCACGGAGTAGGAGTCTTAGCTCGCAAGTACAATCTTGACATCTACGCCAATGAAGAGACCTGGAAAGCTATGGACACAGCTCTAGGCAAGATCGATGTCAGTCAAAAGCATATCTTTGAGATGGGTGTGACCAAGACCTTTGGGGATTTGGATATTGAAAGTTTTGGGGTCAGCCATGATGCAGTGGCGCCCCAGTTTTATCGCTTTATGAAGGATGACAAGAGCTTTGTCATGCTGACGGATACGGGCTATGTGAGTGACCGCATGGCAGGGATTATCGAAAATGCAGATGGATACCTGATAGAGTCCAACCACGATATCGAGATTTTGCGCAGTGGTGCCTATCCATGGAGTTTGAAGCAGCGAATCCTGTCTGACAAGGGGCACTTGTCCAATGAAGACGGTGCCGAGACCATGATTCGAACGCTTGGTCACCGCACCAAGAAAATCTACCTCGGGCATCTCAGTAAGGAAAATAACATCAAGGAACTTGCCCACATGACCATGGTCAATCAGCTAGCACAGGCGGACTTGGGCGTTGGCGTGGACTTTCAGGTCTATGATACCTCGCCAGATACGGCGACACCACTAACGGATATCTGA
- a CDS encoding HD domain-containing protein — protein MRKDEILKAAESYVQLEMGQDRSGHDDWHAMRVRNTAKKLAELEGADSFICELAALLHDVADEKFNPSQEMGLEKISQWMMGQGVTDSDRLHILEIVATMSFKGGKGVIPVSLEGKIVQDADRLDAIGAIGIARVMCYSAYSERPIHDPYLLPRDSMTVEEYRNGQSSAIMHFYEKLLLLKDRMNTKVAKELAQSRHEFMEMYLEQFYQEWDGKA, from the coding sequence ATGAGAAAAGATGAGATTTTAAAGGCTGCAGAAAGCTATGTCCAACTAGAAATGGGACAGGATAGGAGTGGTCATGATGATTGGCATGCCATGCGTGTCAGAAATACTGCGAAAAAACTAGCGGAGTTGGAAGGGGCAGATTCCTTTATTTGCGAATTAGCAGCCCTTCTTCATGATGTGGCGGATGAAAAATTCAACCCCTCTCAAGAGATGGGGCTGGAGAAAATTTCTCAGTGGATGATGGGGCAGGGAGTGACTGACAGTGATCGTTTGCATATTCTAGAGATTGTTGCAACCATGTCCTTTAAAGGTGGAAAAGGTGTTATTCCTGTCAGTTTAGAGGGAAAAATTGTTCAGGATGCTGATCGATTAGATGCTATTGGAGCGATTGGAATTGCACGTGTGATGTGTTATTCCGCTTATAGCGAGCGTCCAATTCATGATCCTTATCTCCTACCGCGCGATTCTATGACTGTGGAAGAATACCGAAATGGTCAATCTAGCGCCATTATGCATTTCTATGAAAAGCTTCTGCTATTAAAAGATCGTATGAATACAAAAGTAGCAAAAGAGCTGGCGCAAAGTCGTCATGAGTTTATGGAAATGTATTTGGAGCAGTTTTACCAAGAATGGGATGGAAAAGCTTGA
- the rpiA gene encoding ribose-5-phosphate isomerase RpiA, translating into MENLKQMAGVKAAEYVTDGMVVGLGTGSTAYYFVEEIGRRVREEGLSITAVTTSSVTTQQAEKLGIPLKSIDQVDTVDVTVDGADEVDKDFNGIKGGGGALLMEKVVAVPTKHYIWVVDESKLVEHLGAFKLPVEVVQYGAEQVFRRFEKAGYQPSFRETDGKRFVTDMQNFIIDLDLKKIDNPLAFAETLDRTVGVVEHGLFNGMVQTVIVAGQKGLEILEK; encoded by the coding sequence ATGGAAAATTTAAAGCAGATGGCAGGCGTGAAAGCTGCTGAATATGTGACAGATGGCATGGTGGTTGGTCTGGGCACAGGTTCGACTGCTTATTATTTTGTAGAGGAAATTGGGCGTCGTGTGCGTGAGGAGGGCTTGTCAATCACGGCTGTAACAACGTCTAGTGTCACGACCCAGCAGGCAGAAAAACTGGGCATTCCTCTGAAGTCTATTGACCAGGTCGATACGGTCGATGTGACAGTAGATGGTGCAGATGAGGTTGATAAAGACTTTAACGGCATTAAAGGTGGGGGTGGTGCCCTTTTGATGGAAAAGGTCGTTGCAGTGCCTACCAAGCATTATATTTGGGTGGTAGATGAAAGCAAGTTAGTAGAGCACTTGGGGGCTTTTAAACTTCCAGTCGAAGTGGTGCAATACGGTGCAGAGCAAGTTTTTCGTCGCTTTGAAAAGGCAGGCTACCAGCCAAGTTTCCGTGAGACAGATGGCAAACGTTTTGTCACGGATATGCAAAATTTCATCATTGATCTTGATTTGAAAAAGATTGACAATCCTCTCGCCTTCGCAGAAACGCTTGATCGCACTGTTGGTGTGGTGGAGCATGGGCTCTTTAATGGCATGGTGCAGACTGTGATTGTAGCAGGGCAAAAAGGCTTAGAGATTTTAGAGAAATAG
- a CDS encoding phosphopentomutase — MAKFKRMHVVVLDSVGIGAAPDADQFFNAGEPDTTSDTLGHISETAGLTVPNMAKIGLGNIERDTPLKTVALEENPTGYVTKLEEVSRGKDTMTGHWEIMGLNITDPFDTFWDGFPEELLQKIEEFSGRKIIREANKPYSGTAVIDDFGPRQMETGELIVYTSADPVLQIAAHEEIIPLDELYKICEYARSITLERPSLLGRIIARPYVGTPGNFTRTANRHDYAVSPFAPTVLDNLKAAGIDTYGVGKINDIFNGAGISHDMGHNKSNNHGVDNFIKVLQNEDFTEGLSFTNLVDFDAVYGHRRDTEGYRDCLEEFDARLPEIIENLREDDLLMITADHGNDPTYVGTDHTREYVPLLIFGKSLKAAGNIPVGHFADISATIADNFGVEKSQIGESFLEHLV; from the coding sequence ATGGCAAAATTTAAACGCATGCACGTTGTTGTATTAGATTCAGTAGGGATTGGAGCTGCGCCTGATGCAGATCAGTTTTTCAATGCAGGTGAGCCAGATACGACGTCTGATACTTTGGGACATATCTCAGAAACAGCGGGCTTGACTGTGCCAAATATGGCGAAAATCGGTCTTGGAAATATCGAGCGCGATACACCGCTTAAAACCGTTGCTCTTGAAGAAAATCCAACAGGTTATGTGACAAAATTAGAAGAAGTATCACGTGGAAAAGACACCATGACTGGTCACTGGGAAATCATGGGACTCAACATCACAGACCCATTTGATACATTCTGGGACGGATTCCCAGAAGAGCTTCTCCAAAAAATCGAAGAATTTTCAGGACGCAAAATTATTCGTGAGGCCAACAAACCTTATTCAGGAACAGCAGTCATTGATGACTTTGGCCCACGCCAAATGGAAACAGGTGAGTTGATTGTCTATACTTCAGCCGACCCTGTTCTGCAAATTGCAGCCCACGAAGAGATTATCCCATTGGACGAACTCTACAAGATTTGTGAATACGCACGTTCGATTACCCTTGAGCGTCCATCTCTATTGGGTCGCATCATTGCGCGTCCTTATGTCGGAACACCGGGCAACTTCACGCGGACTGCCAATCGTCATGACTATGCTGTATCTCCATTTGCCCCAACCGTGCTGGATAACTTGAAAGCAGCAGGAATCGATACCTATGGTGTTGGAAAAATCAACGATATCTTCAACGGTGCAGGCATTTCTCACGATATGGGACACAACAAGTCCAACAATCACGGGGTTGACAATTTCATCAAGGTCTTGCAAAATGAGGACTTTACCGAAGGCTTGTCATTTACGAACCTCGTTGACTTTGATGCAGTCTATGGACACCGCCGTGATACAGAAGGCTACCGCGATTGCTTGGAAGAATTTGATGCACGTTTACCAGAAATCATCGAAAATCTTCGTGAAGATGACCTGCTCATGATTACAGCTGACCACGGAAACGACCCGACTTATGTCGGAACTGACCACACGCGTGAATATGTGCCATTGCTCATCTTTGGAAAATCACTCAAGGCAGCTGGTAATATTCCAGTTGGACACTTTGCGGACATCTCAGCAACCATTGCGGATAACTTTGGTGTTGAAAAGAGCCAGATTGGGGAAAGCTTCCTAGAACACTTGGTGTAA
- a CDS encoding ClbS/DfsB family four-helix bundle protein: MKEYESKSALIVEIKKRAALFIGEFATISEADKDLLLDGVDRSPAQMIAYQLGWLQLLQSWERDEKAGLPVVTPHRDFKWNQLSGLYQTFYAAYASNSLQDLITQFEKELSSVLEQVASYTDEELFQPESRKWASSTPSKWPVWKWIHINTVAPFTNFRTKIRKWKKVYLTLEQEK; this comes from the coding sequence ATGAAAGAATATGAATCCAAATCAGCCCTCATAGTTGAAATAAAAAAGCGAGCAGCACTCTTTATCGGGGAATTTGCGACCATTTCTGAAGCGGACAAAGATTTGCTTCTTGACGGAGTGGATCGTAGTCCTGCCCAGATGATTGCCTATCAATTAGGCTGGCTGCAGTTGCTACAAAGCTGGGAAAGAGATGAGAAGGCAGGACTTCCTGTCGTAACCCCGCATAGAGACTTTAAGTGGAATCAGCTCAGCGGACTCTATCAGACCTTTTATGCAGCCTATGCAAGCAATTCTTTACAGGACTTGATTACGCAGTTTGAGAAAGAGCTTAGCTCTGTCTTAGAGCAGGTGGCTAGCTACACGGATGAGGAGCTATTTCAGCCGGAGAGTCGCAAATGGGCTAGTTCAACACCTAGTAAGTGGCCTGTTTGGAAATGGATTCATATCAATACTGTTGCACCATTTACCAACTTTCGAACGAAGATTCGCAAGTGGAAGAAAGTATATCTTACGCTTGAACAAGAAAAATAG
- a CDS encoding GTP pyrophosphokinase: MIEKVERLIAEINHIHHLYSKDYFETGKVAKVNLSHTFAKVPTEHILSYRLNLHESINDYLYRADVKDIHYYYRVKTAESILYKIDSYKKRDTKYPVNNILNDIFGARVILQSEDIFDIFERLDDWKATYGLKNWYIRDRDGYVGIHIYFKNQSNFYYPWELQIWDEKDAETNIESHRLYKRSFVH, from the coding sequence ATGATTGAAAAAGTAGAACGCTTGATTGCGGAAATCAATCACATTCATCACCTGTACTCAAAGGATTATTTTGAAACAGGAAAGGTAGCAAAAGTCAATCTTTCTCATACTTTTGCTAAGGTACCGACCGAACACATCTTATCTTATCGCCTCAATTTGCATGAATCAATCAATGATTACTTGTACCGTGCCGATGTAAAGGATATTCATTATTACTACCGTGTAAAGACGGCAGAAAGCATTCTGTACAAGATTGATTCCTATAAAAAAAGAGATACCAAGTATCCCGTTAATAACATTTTAAATGATATTTTCGGCGCGCGAGTGATTCTTCAGTCTGAAGATATTTTTGATATTTTCGAGCGCTTGGATGATTGGAAAGCGACCTATGGACTGAAAAATTGGTATATCAGAGATAGGGATGGCTATGTCGGTATTCATATCTATTTTAAAAATCAGAGCAATTTTTACTATCCGTGGGAATTGCAGATTTGGGATGAGAAGGATGCAGAAACAAATATCGAAAGTCATAGGCTATATAAGCGTAGCTTTGTACACTAA
- a CDS encoding purine-nucleoside phosphorylase gives MSLMEKIQETKGFLEAKGLTAPEFGLILGSGLGELADEVENAIVIDYADIPNWGQSTVVGHAGKLVYGDLAGKKVLALQGRFHFYEGNPMDVVTFPVRVMKALGCHSMIVTNAAGGIGFGPGTLMMINDHINMIGTNPLIGENLDEFGPRFPDMSDAYSKDYRAKAKEIADSIGVKVEEGVYLGVSGPTYETPAEIRAYQTMGASAVGMSTVPEVIVAVHSGIKVLGISAITNYAAGFQSSLNHEEVVEVTTRIKEDFKGLVKAILAGL, from the coding sequence ATGTCACTAATGGAAAAAATCCAAGAAACAAAAGGTTTTTTGGAAGCAAAAGGTCTTACAGCTCCAGAATTTGGGTTGATTTTGGGGTCAGGTTTGGGTGAGTTAGCCGATGAGGTGGAAAATGCCATTGTCATCGACTATGCAGACATTCCAAACTGGGGTCAATCAACGGTTGTAGGTCATGCAGGAAAATTGGTCTACGGAGACTTGGCAGGCAAGAAAGTCTTGGCCCTTCAAGGACGTTTCCACTTTTATGAAGGAAATCCAATGGACGTGGTAACCTTCCCAGTTCGCGTCATGAAAGCACTTGGTTGCCATAGCATGATCGTAACCAATGCAGCAGGCGGAATTGGCTTTGGTCCAGGAACACTCATGATGATCAATGACCATATCAACATGATTGGCACCAATCCACTCATCGGTGAAAACTTGGACGAATTTGGCCCACGTTTCCCAGATATGTCAGATGCTTATAGCAAGGACTATCGTGCCAAAGCCAAAGAAATTGCAGACAGCATAGGTGTCAAGGTAGAAGAAGGGGTCTATCTTGGCGTGTCTGGTCCAACCTACGAAACACCGGCAGAAATCCGTGCCTACCAAACCATGGGAGCATCTGCAGTCGGTATGTCAACTGTGCCAGAAGTGATTGTAGCCGTACATTCAGGTATTAAGGTGCTAGGAATTTCAGCTATTACCAACTATGCAGCTGGTTTCCAAAGCTCACTCAACCATGAAGAAGTGGTCGAAGTGACAACACGGATTAAAGAAGATTTCAAAGGCTTGGTAAAAGCTATCTTAGCAGGATTATAA
- the deoD gene encoding purine-nucleoside phosphorylase: MSIHIGAKVGEIADKILLPGDPLRAKFIAENFLEDAVLFNEIRGMYGYTGTYKGERVSVMGTGMGMPSISIYARELIVDYGVKRLIRVGTAGSLNPDVHVRELVLAQAAATNSNMIRNDFPMYDFPQIASFNLLDKAYHIAKDLGMTTHVGSVLSSDVFYSNFYEQNLKLGTMGVHAVEMEAAALYYLAAQHGVEALGIMTISDSLVNPDEDTTAEERQTTFTDMMKVGLETLIAK; encoded by the coding sequence ATGTCTATTCATATTGGAGCAAAGGTCGGCGAGATTGCTGACAAGATTTTATTGCCAGGAGATCCCTTGCGGGCAAAATTCATCGCAGAAAACTTTTTAGAAGATGCGGTCTTGTTCAACGAAATCCGTGGCATGTATGGCTACACTGGAACTTACAAAGGTGAGCGTGTCAGCGTTATGGGAACAGGTATGGGAATGCCGTCTATTTCGATTTATGCGCGTGAGTTAATTGTGGACTACGGTGTAAAACGCTTGATTCGTGTGGGGACAGCAGGTTCTCTGAATCCAGATGTCCATGTCCGTGAATTGGTCCTTGCGCAAGCGGCTGCGACCAACTCAAACATGATCCGCAACGATTTTCCAATGTATGATTTCCCACAAATCGCAAGCTTTAACTTGTTAGATAAGGCCTATCACATTGCGAAAGACTTAGGCATGACAACGCATGTCGGTTCTGTCTTGTCATCTGATGTCTTTTACTCAAACTTCTACGAGCAAAACCTAAAATTAGGAACTATGGGTGTTCACGCTGTTGAAATGGAAGCAGCGGCCCTTTACTATCTTGCTGCTCAGCACGGTGTAGAGGCGCTTGGAATCATGACGATTTCTGATAGCTTGGTCAACCCAGATGAAGATACGACAGCAGAAGAACGTCAAACAACCTTTACAGATATGATGAAAGTCGGTTTGGAAACTTTGATTGCAAAATAA